Proteins from a genomic interval of Zingiber officinale cultivar Zhangliang chromosome 1B, Zo_v1.1, whole genome shotgun sequence:
- the LOC122038704 gene encoding putative RING-H2 finger protein ATL21A yields the protein MLLPLLFLLLSQAAVIATGQQQQQWCQEACAPFSCGLFHDISHPFRRTTDPPQCGDQMYELTCDGDKATISIGSTHYLITQLSYKSGTIRLVDLKFASGSCGLPSQSLSPSDLSSSGFDHYQNGCWASFMSCRRRIEAQSLYQLVPCLSNKNNTFVYVIVADKGNSLSYLYPSCHFVSMIPAAEVRRH from the coding sequence ATGCTTCTGCCGCTACTCTTCCTCCTCCTGTCCCAGGCTGCTGTTATAGCTACggggcagcagcagcagcagtggTGCCAAGAAGCTTGTGCTCCCTTCTCTTGCGGTCTGTTCCATGACATTAGCCACCCATTTCGTCGAACAACTGATCCGCCTCAGTGCGGGGATCAGATGTACGAGCTCACCTGCGACGGCGACAAAGCCACCATCTCCATTGGCTCCACACACTACTTGATCACTCAGCTATCTTACAAAAGCGGCACGATCCGCTTGGTGGATCTGAAGTTTGCGAGCGGAAGCTGTGGCCTCCCTTCCCAATCTTTGTCACCCTCCGATCTTTCAAGCTCTGGCTTCGACCATTACCAAAATGGTTGTTGGGCAAGTTTCATGAGTTGTAGGAGAAGAATCGAGGCCCAgagtttgtatcaacttgttcctTGCTTGAGCAACAAAAACAATACTTTTGTCTATGTCAttgttgcagataaaggaaatagTTTGTCGTACCTTTATCCATCATGTCATTTTGTGTCGATGATTCCAGCGGCAGAAGTGAGGAGGCACTAG
- the LOC121970063 gene encoding heme oxygenase 1, chloroplastic-like, protein MASSTLPISQSQAFCARARLIPASLSGPVRFTLPHRHRRDASYRKPLCTMVITATTAEMPKKRQASRDRSFVDEMMTVAMRLHTKDQAKEGEKESKSPPVAKWEPSIEGYLCFLVDSKIVYDTLETIIQKAAYPWYAEFRSTSLERFEKLAKDLKWFKDQGHTIPEPSSPGVSYSQYLEELSQKDPQAFICHFYNIYFAHSAGGRMIGKKVLNFSLNVIFQIVTS, encoded by the exons ATGGCCTCCTCCACACTTCCTATCTCCCAATCCCAAGCTTTCTGTGCTCGAGCACGCCTCATCCCTGCCTCCCTTTCTGGTCCGGTTCGTTTCACCCTCCCTCACCGTCACCGGAGAGACGCCTCCTACCGGAAGCCCCTGTGCACCATGGTCATCACGGCGACCACCGCAGAGATGCCGAAGAAGCGGCAGGCCTCCCGGGACCGCTCGTTCGTTGACGAGATGATGACCGTTGCTATGAGGCTGCACACCAAGGATCAGGCGAAGGAAGGCGAGAAGGAGTCTAAATCGCCGCCCGTCGCTAAGTGGGAACCGTCCATCGAGGGCTACCTCTGTTTTCTAGTCGACAGCAAGATCGTTTATGATACCCTCGAAACGATCATCCAGAAGGCCGCCTATCCCTGGT ATGCTGAGTTCAGGAGTACTAGCTTGGAAAGGTTTGAAAAATTAGCTAAAGATCTAAAATGGTTCAAGGACCAAGGGCATACCATTCCCGAGCCTTCTTCTCCTGGTGTTTCTTATTCCCAGTATCTCGAGGAGCTATCTCAAAAGGATCCTCAAGCTTTCATCTGCCACTTTTACAATATATACTTTGCTCATAGTGCTGGTGGGCGAATGATTGGCAAAAAGGTACTTAATTTTTCTCTAAATGTCATTTTCCAGATTGTGACCTCCTGA